The Labrus mixtus chromosome 16, fLabMix1.1, whole genome shotgun sequence genome window below encodes:
- the tshz1 gene encoding teashirt homolog 1 has translation MPRRKQQAPRRSVAYGPDDEFKVDKIDEEEHLQDDGLSLDGQDADYLLNDDEDAGDTFSCQNSPLSNGTNPDAGYASPLSTTSDQMVDHKTTPSFSDQDKMKEKLGDSTESINGLSLQDSLAQMKAVYANLISDASWSSIALDMLKSKQGNNFTASNGNGSNHKGSNGFLKSHSPGNISVKSRCSNSNASATTNINTSSTTTRTVSSNSNSGTSVSSGSTGGLAYDWHQAALAKTMQHTPYQLLPEPSLFSTVQLYRQNNKLYGPVFTGASKFRCKDCSGAYDTLVGLTVHMNETGHYRDDNKDNEDDRSKKWSKPRKRSLMEMEGKEDAQKVLKCMYCGHSFESLQDLSVHMIKTKHYQKVPLKEPMPALASKLVPPTKKRTFQDLMISPSSPDSVTPGILIGESPKDQKVANPYVTPNNRYGYQNGASYTWQFEARKAQILKCMECGSSHDTLQQLTAHMMVTGHFLKVTHSASKKGKQLVFDPVVEEKFQSIPLPPTTTRLPAPNEKSQPESPLQPPSPEEESEDHKDKVAEDDDMEAREPVKKIKEEKEDLSEKAGKTGKTRSYQYLREEDLEEAPKGGLDILKSLENTVSSAISKAQTGTPTWGGYPSIHAAYQLHGSIKSSFPSCTQVQPLFSSNSLKVLSTDIGTLIHSPNSPSPPPSHKSNVLAMEELVEKVTGKTSIKNEKEENIVESKCRSAKSPLPNTKDKQVSPKSDTVLKAVNITAVEDQIVSKSKGEQTETKSEAQIKSEVNSPKRPVSNGCNNLSIITDHLPEQPLVNPLSALQSIMNNHLGKAAKVATPFTDPFAMLYKINNNSAQMKTAEPVSQYHDDDDDDNQPMDLTKSRNTNGCKLKGTSTPSSNGSVNNNKPAFKNFSQSSSSPLRENALMDISDMVKNLTGHLTPKSTTPSSVSEKSDIDGFAFEDSLEELSPIQRRKGRQSNWNPQHLLILQAQFASSLRETPEGKLVITDLGPQERVHICKFTGLSMTTISHWLANVKYQLKRTGSTKFLKNLDSGQPLFLCSDCASQFRTPSSYIHHLETHLGFTLKDLSKLSIDLLEQQAVSRIEDKTFTFSGLSEEDTGSIYQCKLCNRTFLSKHAIKLHLCKTHGKSPEDHLIFVKEVEKIDKQ, from the coding sequence CTTACGGACCTGATGATGAATTTAAAGTGGATAAGATTGATGAAGAGGAACATCTGCAAGATGATGGCCTGTCCCTGGATGGTCAAGATGCAGACTACCTTCTTAATGATGATGAGGACGCAGGAGATACTTTTAGCTGCCAGAACTCTCCACTTAGCAATGGCACTAACCCAGATGCTGGGTACGCATCTCCACTCAGCACCACCAGCGATCAAATGGTGGACCATAAAACCACGCCCTCCTTCAGTGATCAGGACAAAATGAAGGAGAAGTTAGGGGACAGCACAGAGTCCATTAACGGCCTCTCGCTACAGGACAGTCTGGCACAAATGAAAGCCGTCTATGCAAACCTGATCTCCGATGCTTCTTGGTCCAGCATTGCTCTGGATATGCTTAAAAGTAAACAAGGGAACAATTTCACAGCTAGCAATGGAAATGGAAGTAATCATAAAGGGAGCAATGGATTTCTGAAAAGTCACAGTCCAGGCAACATCAGTGTGAAGAGCAGATGTAGCAACAGCAATGCTTCAGCCACCACTAATATTAACACCAGCAGTACTACCACCAGAACAGTATCAAGCAACAGCAACAGTGGCACCAGTGTCAGCTCTGGCAGCACAGGAGGATTAGCCTATGATTGGCACCAGGCAGCATTGGCCAAAACCATGCAGCATACCCCATACCAGCTCCTTCCTGAGCCAAGCCTGTTCAGCACAGTGCAACTTTACAGGCAAAACAATAAGCTCTATGGCCCGGTGTTTACGGGTGCCAGCAAGTTCAGGTGCAAGGACTGCAGCGGAGCCTATGACACTCTGGTCGGCCTGACGGTGCATATGAATGAAACGGGTCACTACCGTGATGACAATAAGGATAATGAGGATGATCGAAGCAAGAAGTGGTCCAAGCCACGTAAACGTTCTCTGATGGAGATGGAGGGCAAAGAAGATGCCCAGAAAGTTCTTAAATGCATGTACTGTGGCCACTCATTTGAATCTCTTCAAGACTTAAGTGTCCAcatgattaaaacaaaacactatCAGAAAGTGCCTCTCAAAGAACCAATGCCAGCCCTTGCCTCAAAGCTGGTACCCCCaaccaaaaaaagaacatttcaagaCTTGATGATATCCCCAAGTTCACCAGATTCTGTCACACCTGGTATACTTATAGGAGAGTCTCCCAAAGACCAAAAAGTGGCCAATCCTTATGTCACTCCAAACAATCGATATGGTTACCAAAATGGTGCCAGTTATACCTGGCAGTTTGAGGCACGAAAGGCACAAATTCTCAAATGTATGGAATGTGGAAGTTCACATGACACCTTGCAACAACTCACAGCCCATATGATGGTCACAGGACACTTTCTCAAAGTAACGCATTCAGCCTCTAAAAAGGGTAAGCAGTTAGTTTTTGATCCTGTGGTTGAGGAGAAATTTCAGTCAATTCCTCTGCCACCGACGACCACACGACTTCCAGCACCAAATGAGAAGTCACAGCCTGAGTCCCCGTTGCAGCCTCCTAGCCCCGAGGAGGAAAGTGAAGATCATAAAGATAAAGTGGCAGAGGACGATGACATGGAAGCTAGGGAGCCAGTGAAAAAAAtcaaggaagagaaagaagatcTTTCAGAAAAAGCTGGAAAAACTGGAAAGACCAGATCTTACCAATATCTGAGAGAAGAAGACTTGGAAGAGGCGCCAAAAGGAGGCTTGGACATCCTTAAGTCTCTAGAGAATACAGTGTCAAGTGCAATCAGTAAGGCCCAAACTGGCACACCAACCTGGGGTGGATACCCCAGCATTCATGCCGCCTATCAGCTCCATGGATCTATAAAGTCAAGCTTTCCTTCCTGTACACAGGTTCAACCTTTGTTCAGCAGCAACAGTTTGAAGGTACTGTCCACTGACATTGGCACTCTGATTCATTCACCAAACAGCCCTTCTCCACCTCCAAGTCATAAGAGTAATGTGCTGGCAATGGAGGAGCTAGTTGAGAAAGTGACAGGaaaaacttcaataaaaaatgaaaaagaagaaaatattgtAGAGAGTAAGTGCAGGTCTGCGAAGTCTCCATTGCCAAATACTAAAGACAAACAGGTTTCACCCAAGTCAGATACTGTCTTAAAGGCAGTGAACATTACTGCAGTAGAGGACCAGATTGTGTCCAAAAGCAAGGGAGAGCAGACAGAGACTAAATCAGAGGCACAGATAAAGAGTGAAGTAAATTCCCCAAAAAGGCCTGTAAGCAATGGCTGCAACAACCTGAGTATTATCACAGATCACTTGCCTGAACAACCCCTTGTCAATCCTCTCAGTGCTTTGCAGTCTATCATGAACAACCACTTGGGGAAAGCTGCAAAAGTGGCAACACCCTTCACAGACCCATTTGCAATGCTGTATAAGATCAACAACAACTCTGCTCAGATGAAGACAGCAGAGCCTGTAAGTCAGTAccacgatgatgatgatgatgataatcaGCCAATGGACTTGACCAAATCCAGAAACACCAATGGATGTAAACTTAAAGGTACCTCAACACCAAGCAGCAATGGCagtgtgaacaacaacaaaccagcCTTCAAAAACTTCTCCCAgtcttcatcttctcctctgCGGGAGAATGCTTTGATGGATATTTCAGATATGGTCAAAAATCTGACAGGCCATCTGACACCAAAGTCTACGACCCCGTCTTCTGTATCTGAAAAATCAGACATCGACGGCTTTGCTTTTGAGGACAGTTTGGAGGAGTTATCACCCATCCAGAGACGGAAAGGCAGACAGTCCAACTGGAACCCTCAGCACCTCCTGATTCTTCAGGCTCAGTTTGCCTCTAGTCTAAGGGAAACTCCTGAGGGAAAGCTTGTGATTACTGACTTGGGGCCCCAAGAACGGGTCCACATCTGTAAATTTACTGGACTCTCTATGACCACTATCTCTCATTGGCTGGCCAATGTAAAATATCAGTTAAAGCGGACAGGGAGCACAAAGTTCCTGAAAAACCTTGACTCTGGCCAACCATTGTTTTTGTGCAGTGACTGTGCTTCCCAGTTTAGGACTCCCTCCTCCTACATTCACCATTTGGAGACCCATCTTGGGTTTACCTTGAAGGACCTCTCTAAGCTTTCAATAGATTTGTTAGAGCAGCAAGCAGTCAGCAGAATAGAGGACAAGACGTTCACTTTCTCTGGACTTTCTGAAGAAGATACTGGCTCAATATATCAGTGCAAACTGTGCAATCGGACGTTTCTGAGCAAACATGCAATCAAATTGCACCTTTGCAAGACACATGGAAAGTCACCAGAAGACCATCTTATCTTTGTGAAAGAGGTGGAAAAGATTGACAAACAATGA